A segment of the Kwoniella shivajii chromosome 2, complete sequence genome:
ACCACCGTAAGTTGTAGCAAGCCATGAGAATACCTTAATGCCTGTTGGAACTGCGATAATCATTGAGGCTGCTGTAAAGTAAGCTCGTGTGTCCACGTCTAGTCCTACAGCGTACATGTGGTGTGACCATACGATAAATCCTAGGTACTGTTCCCCACCCTTCAGCAGGTCTTCTTTCCAAgtctttcttgatcactACTGTACCATCAAATGTATCTCTTTTACCCACGCATTTATTGAGAGCATCTCTTCGTGGTGTCATTCTAGAGATGTGCGTTACACAAATCTCCTTCGTCGAATATTGCTTAATAACTCCAAGTATGCCTCCTCGCAGCAATAAGTCATTCCCGCACTTGTTTTTCATCCCCGAGGCTATAGTTTAAAACTTGACCCCAGTTCACTTACCGTCTGAGTGTGATACGTGCTCAGTTCATTCGCCTTTCTGACGTGGAGTCTTTGAATGtacatcttcctcctttcgTACTGTTGCTCAGGGATACACATCGCTCGGcatttctcttcttgctagGAGTCGATACTGCCTCCGCTTGCTAACATATACACTCTGGTTTGACCGCGAAAATCGATGACAACGCCGATTTGTCCTGCTCAACGATTGTATTTTGAGCTTCGAACCGAATCATCGCACGATACTCCGCCTGTTGCCTTCTTTCATTGCTCGGTCAAGTCTATCCCAAGCTTATCCGAAAGCTGCTCTTACCCCCTGAATGGTGGGGGGTGATCAAATGTTAAATATATCCTCTGAACTGCTTACGTTGGTTCGATCATCATTTGGGTGTAAGCCTAGATATCCAGGCAATACCAATGAATCCCATGATTTCGTCAACTGCGGAACTCTTGGATGTTAAACGAGTTTGAAAGACATTTCTCTCGAATCAGGTAAAAGTAGGTTGTCGATCGACTGAAAACACAGACAAGAGCAAAATCCACTCCCTTTTACACAAGATTGACTGAGGAAGATCAAACCATTCATTTTCGTTGCAAAAACAGGGAAATCATGAATGGCGACATAGCTCAGTTGGGAGAGCGCACGACTGAAGTTCATTACAAACGATTTTGCATTCGTGCGGTCCCTGGTTCGATCCCGGGTGGCGCCACTTTTTGCCTTTTTTGAAATGATATCTGTCTATATAACCAGAATTGTGATTTAATTTTGGTCTGTGTATCTTTGGATGCGACTACGATTGCATGCATAAAAGGCACGGAGGGATGAGTAAGATCTGCGGGATGAAGAGTTTGTTTCGGGAATTTTCGATTGTAAGGACGAATGATAACCATTAAAACAGGTCAAAGGACGAACGAGTTGTGATCACATAATTTAGCAATGGGCTTGGATCTCATCTGTTTCTGTATTCTAGTGGTTATGATTCGTCCTTCACAGGCAAAATTTTTCGAAGCGGACGAGGTCCCGAGTTCGACCCTCGGCGGAAACAGGGCTTTTTGCTTGAGCCTTGGAAAGATCTGCTTTTTATGTCAGTCAAGCTTGTAGAACGGCGAGATGAAGGCTGCTTACCAATTCGTGGAAGTATCCTAGCATGCTTCAACATGTGCTGTCCTCCCAGTGGTAGCAGCATATACCATTCCTTCATAATAAAGCTATCTGTAGTTAGCTGATAAGACAGGTCGAATGCGAATGCGAATGCGAATGCGATTTAACAGGATCATTCACCCTTTTTGCCCGCCACGTTGCACCCATTTATCTgtaagatgatgatgacgtttTATGTCTGAGCTTAAGTTTAATTCATCCACTCTTGGTTCACAACGCGTTTTTTTGGGTTAAGTCtactttgatcaaacacACTTTATaaacatcatcttgatcaacccATATCGCTCATCATACTAATATCACAACAgagaaaagctgaatctCAGCTACCAGACTAATAGAAATAGATAGAGTATATTCAAGATGGGTGCAGCAGAATCATCGATGTTTAATTCCTTGGAAAAGAACTCAAATTGTAAGTCTCtttcaatttccttcttatTCTGTTCCATCCGAACCAATCAAAGCATAGTTTCTACCCTCTCCTACATGACTCCATCCCAATCTATGCCCAGTGTACTGACTTCCCGTTTGGTCTATCCGGTCATCATTGGCTATCAATACAGTTTCCGCTCCTGAATtaatgagattgaagaaaaggtttATGAAACTTGATAAAGACGGTTCAGGTTCaattgataaagatgaatttTTACAAATCCCTCAAATCGCAAATAACCCTTTGGCTCACAGGATGATTGCTATTTTCGATGAAGAGTGAGTTGGTGCATTTCGACTTGATCCATGTTGGAGATGAAAAGCTCTGGGCGTGGGAGGGTATGGAGTTGGGCAAGTGTCAGAGGGTTTGGAGGTGTCGAAGtcgttcatcttcctctcacCCCTACTACACATCGTACATGCTACGACGACCTCAGCTCGTTCATTATGTCCCCTGCTACTTCGCTGGGCTCGGAGCCATGCCTGCCGTTCTATCGCTTAACAAGTGAGTCCAGCTAATCAGGTATATTCTCTTAATTTTGCAGCGGAAGTGGTACAGTAGATTTCCAAGAATTCGTAGGAGGTTTAAGTGCTTTTAGCAGTAAAGGTGGTAGGGATGAGAAATTGAGGTGTAAGTAATTGCATTTCGCATTTCGCATTTCGCACTTCGGGATTTGTGAATTTACGAATTCGTTCATTCATATATGGTACTCATCAACCTAATCCTCCATATTCCGTTAAACCATACTTCCTTCACTTCCgatgagctgatcatactTATCATACCGTGAAACCCTTCATAGTCGCTTTCAAAGTATACGATATGGATAGAGACGGCTATATCTCAAATGGTGAATTATATTTGGTGTTGAAGCAAATGGTAGGAAATAACCTTAAAGTGAGTCGAAAAGAAAATACTATCTCCCcggaagatcaagatcaacacCAATCTCGACTCTCGAGATCTTCATACACTTTCACATCCACCGTCACATCCAGACATGTTCAGCTATCGAATACCCTGATGAAGGTATTCGAGTGACTCAAACTGTCATTAATacatcttccattttcaggatcaacaaCTTCAACAAATCGTTGATAAAACAATaatggaagctgataaagatggGTAAGTCGTTAATCTCCTCATCTCGTCTAGATAATCTCGAACACATAATTCTGACTTTCCAATTAAAACAACTCTTTACCTGTTACCTCTCCTCAGTGACGGGAAATTATCTTTTGAGGAATTCACAAATATGGTAGCTAGCACAGACATCGtcaagtgagtcattttTGCATTGATCCTTCTCCTCATTCACTCTATACCAATTATGGAATGGAACAGAAAAAGACAAGATAATATCGTCTTTCAAAACCCTCTAGAATTCAAACCATAATTCATAAGAATAAGAAATTGAATACTGACTCAGCTCGTATCGCACATAGACAAATGACTCTTGAAGATTTATTCTAGAACACATACATGTTAACCCAGATATACAGATATATGACACGTATGGCCATCAATCAGATTTCAAGCGACCCAACTTATATATACCCCTTTGATTTATGTATTCTACATACCAAGTATACGAAATGTCATCCTTTGTACTATATGAATCCTCTCGAAGATTGGTTGATACCATATGTTCAGAGCAGTGCCGATGGCAGATTTAGAGATACAATCCGACTGTCAATGATGTCTAGAGAGAAGGACAAGTATCATGTTGCGGTACTGCGACGGTTATTGAACTTGTTTTATATCAATACAAGTTTGGGGAACATCGAGTCAAAGCCCCACTATCTAAGCTAGGCTTTTTTCTAAGTTGTGACGGTCGATGTGAGGAAAGCGGCGCGATTGCACGCTCCAGTCGCTGAACCAGTCGCCTGGCTACTCCTCGACACAGCGCAGGACTGGTAAAAGAATTTGGGCATATGTATAAACATGCATAGAGTATCTACTGCCTACTATGGACTATATACTTGCGGACTATCCTGTTCTGCCGAGATATGGACATCCAAGATAGATCCCACAAATCAATTCGATCACTCTGAATGACCACTCTTTCCATTTGCTAATCAGATTTACCGTACAAGGTCGAGATaatccctcatcatcaattcaaatcctttcaGAGTCATAGAGAAATTCAACAACGGAGAACAAAGATTCAAACTTCTGATAGATATGTTTTCCCGCTCACGAACTAAACACGGCTCAAACCATAGAGGCGAGCGGGTGTGAAATTCGGAGTCTATGGGAAATAGTATATCTATTCAGCAATCTGGATTTACTTTGTTTCCAATTGACAATTCCGTCCACGAAACCTCTAAGAAAAATAAAGATAATGTTGAAGATTAACCCAATCTGTGTCGATAGAATCGAGTTACAAACGGATTGAGTGTTTATAAACAACAAAATGTGAAACCGTGATTGTTTATCTTGGTCTGTTACCAACAGTTTATCGGGAATAAATGTGATTTGTCGAATACTCGGAGTAGTGATATTTTCTTTCATTTTTGATTTGttgacttctttccctttcttctaTATTTCCTATACTACAACTGATTCTATTCCGGAACCACTTCCATTTGCATTTCCGTACCATTCCATGCCCAAAACACTCTGGTtgttttcgatttcatctcTACCGTTTCTACCTTCTATGTCTTCGATCAAATTCTTCATTGCCTCATCCCAGTTATTTTCCATCGACGAAGTTGTCGTTGTCGCGGTGTAACTGTTGTTGCCATTGGCATTGCTTTCACCCCATTGTAATTCGTTCTGATTGTTGAACATATTGTTGAACGAATTGAATTGGAACTGGTTTTGAGATTGGggttggaattggaagtagAACTGATCCAACCTTTCTGTTGAGCTAGAGCTATTATCAATCTCGCCACTAAACGTATTCTTTCCTCCGTGATCATTgttgttgaaagtgaatCCAAATGATTCCCCCTCACCCGCTGCAGGGccttttcttgttgtttgAATACACAAGATAAAGTCGCCACCTCTGCTGGGTGGCGAGTGACGGGGTTCAAATTACTTTCaactgatgatgataagTTTGGAATAGAATTGTGTTCGATAATGGGTTCAGATACATTGGTAAGAGTCGCTGGGTAGAAAGGTGGTGACAGAGTAGCTTCCAATCCCGTTGTAATCTCTGAAGTAGGAGGAGGTATGTTGACAGGTGcagagatgaatgaagacCAGTCAATCATACTATTATTTGTTTGTATGGGTGAGATTTCAGGTTGTTCAACGATGATtggtttttgatcttgttgatctgaacctgaaagaCCGGAAAAGTTGGCCACTGCTACTACTTGTTTTACTAGATTCTCAAGTAGTGATATTCTTTCGCGCAAAGCTGCGTTTTCGGATTTCAACTTGTTAACTTCAGGATTCATCAAGTCATCTGATCCTATGTGTTGATCGGTCTCGTTAGGTTTAGATACGGGTGAGGGCGAATGATCGATGATAGGTTTAACATCTTCTAATTCGAGATCTCTTGGTGGAGGGGCAACGTTTGACAATTTGACGCCACCTGTACCGTTCACTAATTCAGATGGTATACCAAGATCGTTCGCAAGTGAAATAACACTTTGAGCAGGTGAAGCTTCTCTACCATTTGTGGTGGAAATGAATGaacaaggtgttgaaggtgattgtGATTTCGAGGGTGATTGTGAGTCACCTTTTAGAACCcgattttcattttcaagtTCAACGACTCTTTGTTCAAGGTAGGCAAGATGTGCTTTACGTTGATTTCGTGAACGTTGAGCTGATTCTCGATTTCGTATGGTCTGGCAATGGAGTGAgacaaaggaaagatcaGCATGCACGTACGTAAGTGTGTGCTTGTGTGATACTTGATATAGAGTTTGCTGACATAGAGTTTGGACATTGGACTCTATGAGGCGATGAATGAAGTGGAGTGAGACAACAGAATTTAAGAATTGTATCACTCACTCTAGCTTCCTTTCTGGCTATTTTAGCCttcaactcatcatcaacgttgTCATAAACTGtgttatcttcttcttcatcttcatcgtcatcctgCGTCGACGTGGAGGGTCTTGGTCGTTTAGCTTTGTTGGCCTGAGCTGGtgagggtgaagaaggtaaaggtcgctttgatgaagaaggtaaaggtcgctttgatgaagaagctacaGCGTTAATGGTGGTGGTCGTGGTGTTAGTAGCAGTAGCGGCAGTCATGGTATGTAAGTTCAATGTTAAAATGGATGTACaaaaaaagaataaaagCTGACGTTGACTTGGGTATAGGTAAGTAATATGCCAAATGAAAGTTGACTTTATATGAGgtatatgat
Coding sequences within it:
- a CDS encoding calcineurin subunit B, with amino-acid sequence MGAAESSMFNSLEKNSNFSAPELMRLKKRFMKLDKDGSGSIDKDEFLQIPQIANNPLAHRMIAIFDEDGSGTVDFQEFVGGLSAFSSKGGRDEKLRFAFKVYDMDRDGYISNGELYLVLKQMVGNNLKDQQLQQIVDKTIMEADKDGDGKLSFEEFTNMVASTDIVKQMTLEDLF